TAATTATTGGTATCGAAAGGGAATTGAAAAAGAAGCCAGTCGGTCTAAAGACAAGTTTAGTGATCGCGACATTCAGTTGTTTACTTACAATCATCTCAATTGAGACGGCCTATTCAACTCCTGCACGTGACGATATTAACATTACGATGGATCCGTTGCGTTTAGCCGCGCAAATTGTAAGCGGTATTGGTTTTTTAGGTGCCGGTGTTATTTTGCGTAAAGGGAATGACAGTATTACCGGACTTACGACAGCCGCCATGATTTGGGGAGCTGCCGCTATCGGAATTGCTGTGGGTGCAGGTTTTTATATTGAAGCATTTATTACTGTCCTTATAGTCGTATTGGGAATTGAACTTCTTGCTCCTTTCTTATTGAGGTTCGGTCCAAAGCGTCTAAGAATGCGCGAAGTTTCTTTAATTATTAATACCGACCAAGCAGACAATATAAAAAATGTCGTGGATTATTTGAGGGAGCATGATATGTATATCGATAATATTTCAATTCGTGATGTACCATTTTCCGAAAAACTATTACATGAAATCGATATACGATTATCTACCGTCGAAACGAACCATACTATCGAACTTTATAACCGGCTTAGAAAATTGGATTATGTAGTAAATATTAAAATCGAATATTTAGATTAACGGAGGAAAACGCAATGGGAGAATTTTTCAGATTACTAAAGGATGGCAATAAACCATCCTTACTCGCAGCATTCGTCAATACATTTTTAGGAACAATCAAGGGGGTTGCGTTCTTCTTTACAGGAAATGTTGCGATGTTTGCCGAAATGATGCACTCTTTCGGGGATGCCGCAAACCAATTTTTCGTATTCATAGGCTCTGCCTTAGCAAAAAAGGCTCCTACTCCAAAATTTCCGAATGGATACGGACGTATTGTTAATTTAGTCTGTTTGGGGGCTGTTTTGATTGTAGCAATCCTTTCATATGAAACAATTAAAGAAGGATGGCATCATTTTATCCATCCTGCATCGGAATCGTCAGGAATTTGGATCGCTCTTGGTGTATTGGCAATCGGTATTATCTTGGAAGGCTTTGTTTTAAATAAAGCAGCTAAAGAAGTGCTTCATGAAGTTAGTGTAGAACCTAAAGGAATTATAATTCTCCAGTCCGCAAAATATTTAAAGCGCGCAAAACCGGCAACAAAGCTTGTATGGATGGAAGACTTAGTAGCAACTTCAGGTAATGTCCTGGCGTTTTTAGCAATTATCATTGCGTATTTTACCGGTTTCTACCGATTGGAAGGATTTATTTCAATGGTAATCGGTTTAATGATGTTTTATGTAGTAGGTCGTGTCTTTTTAGATAATGCGCGTGGTGCAATCGGTGAAACGGATGAGGAAATGCTTGTGCATATCGGAAATCTTGTTATGGAAGATCCGCATGTAACGGATATCGCACGACTAGAAGTAATTAAAGAAGGCGAATTTTTACATGTTGAACTTATTGCGGAGACAGATCCGAATTTATCACTCGCCTATTTAGATGATGTACGTGACCATTTAACAACACTGCTGTTAAACCAAAAAGGTGTAACAAAAGTTACGATGGCGTTTGATGAAGATAATGGCGAACGCAGCTGGACACATATCGCTACAAAACCTGAATCAGAAAAAGGCATGATTTAATTGAATCAAGTAAAAAGGAAGCTGGTCCCACTATCCGACCGCTTCCTTTTTTTACGTTCTTATAAAGACATTTCTAAAATTTTGCGTACATCGTCTGCTTCAAGTTTATTGAAGTTGCCGAATGGACCATATACCAGGCAATGCTCAACCATTTCTTCGAAGTGTGTAGCATCAATATCATAGTCAGCTAATCGATTCGGAGCACCAAGAGATGTCCAGAATGCTGATAATGCCTCAATACCTTCCAATGCAACTTGTTCTTCTGTTTTGTTTGTCGGATCGACATTGAATACATTTACGGCTAATTTTGCAAAACGGGAAGGATTCACATGTAAATTATGCTTCATCCAGTTCGGGAATATAATAGCTAAGCCGCCTGCATGTGCAATATCGTAATACGCTGAAACTGCATGCTCAATATTATGTGTTGCCCAGTCACCGCGTGAACCTAATGCAAGGAATCCATTCAATCCGATTGTTCCTGCAAGCATTAATGTTTCACGATGCTCGTAGTTAGACGGATCTTTCAATGCTTTTGGCGCAACATCAATAAGCGTACGTAAAATTCCCTCGCTCATTTCATCTGTAATCGGCGTGTTTGTCGCATTGTTGAAGTACTGTTCAAAAATATGCGACATTGTATCAACAAC
Above is a window of Solibacillus isronensis DNA encoding:
- a CDS encoding MgtC/SapB family protein — protein: MEWLANDKFTLEILLKLLIAATLSLIIGIERELKKKPVGLKTSLVIATFSCLLTIISIETAYSTPARDDINITMDPLRLAAQIVSGIGFLGAGVILRKGNDSITGLTTAAMIWGAAAIGIAVGAGFYIEAFITVLIVVLGIELLAPFLLRFGPKRLRMREVSLIINTDQADNIKNVVDYLREHDMYIDNISIRDVPFSEKLLHEIDIRLSTVETNHTIELYNRLRKLDYVVNIKIEYLD
- a CDS encoding iron-containing alcohol dehydrogenase gives rise to the protein MNEFSFYNPVKIHFGKGSIEHLRKELPQYGQNILIVYGGGSIKSNGVYDDIMAILNDLNMNVFELSGVEPNPRVETARKGIKICKENQVDIVLAVGGGSVIDCSKLIVAGAKVEADAWDIVTRKVMATEALPLATVLTLAATASEMNSGSVITNLETKEKYGWGSPATFPKFSILDPSYTYSVPANQTVNGVVDTMSHIFEQYFNNATNTPITDEMSEGILRTLIDVAPKALKDPSNYEHRETLMLAGTIGLNGFLALGSRGDWATHNIEHAVSAYYDIAHAGGLAIIFPNWMKHNLHVNPSRFAKLAVNVFNVDPTNKTEEQVALEGIEALSAFWTSLGAPNRLADYDIDATHFEEMVEHCLVYGPFGNFNKLEADDVRKILEMSL
- a CDS encoding cation diffusion facilitator family transporter; the encoded protein is MGEFFRLLKDGNKPSLLAAFVNTFLGTIKGVAFFFTGNVAMFAEMMHSFGDAANQFFVFIGSALAKKAPTPKFPNGYGRIVNLVCLGAVLIVAILSYETIKEGWHHFIHPASESSGIWIALGVLAIGIILEGFVLNKAAKEVLHEVSVEPKGIIILQSAKYLKRAKPATKLVWMEDLVATSGNVLAFLAIIIAYFTGFYRLEGFISMVIGLMMFYVVGRVFLDNARGAIGETDEEMLVHIGNLVMEDPHVTDIARLEVIKEGEFLHVELIAETDPNLSLAYLDDVRDHLTTLLLNQKGVTKVTMAFDEDNGERSWTHIATKPESEKGMI